The following are from one region of the Vitis riparia cultivar Riparia Gloire de Montpellier isolate 1030 chromosome 14, EGFV_Vit.rip_1.0, whole genome shotgun sequence genome:
- the LOC117930471 gene encoding uncharacterized protein LOC117930471 produces MPPRRAASSQNSQANDDIPPVEGLPPVSAEGIYRYLGTLASLVERQARAAGTNVQGQSSSSRGSSFDDFKKLGPPYFSGATDPTEAEAWILKMEKFFGVIGCSEEQKASYAAFMLDKEADHWWRMTRRLLEDQGPITWRQFREAFYKKYFPDSVRRQKVGEFIRLEQGDMTVAQYEAKFTELSRFSPQLIATEEEKLGVYSEVVDRALIAEKDNEELHQYREQQRKRNRSDGAHGNQAQRRATSGRNQNKGKAAQNLDEICSTCGKKHGGRPCYRETGACFGCGKQGHLIRDCPENRKFITGKPKEENKEDKR; encoded by the exons ATGCCACCAAGAAGAGCAGCTTCTTCACAAAACAGTCAGGCTAATGATGATATACCTCCAGTTGAGGGTTTGCCTCCTGTGAGTGCAGAAGGAATCTATAGGTATCTTGGGACACTAGCTAGTTTAGTTGAACGCCAAGCTCGAGCTGCTGGGACTAATGTTCAGGGACAGTCTTCATCTTCTAGGGGTAGCTCTTTTGATGACTTCAAGAAATTGGGTCCTCCTTActtttctggtgctacagatcccACAGAGGCAGAGGCTTGGATCCTTAAGATGGAGAAATTCTTTGGTGTGATAGGTTGCTCTGAGGAGCAAAAAGCCTCTTATGCAGCttttatgttagataaagagGCAGATCATTGGTGGCGTATGACTAGGAGACTTTTGGAGGATCAGGGACCCATAACATGGAGACAATTTCGGGAGGCTTTCTACAAGAAGTATTTCCCTGACAGTGTTAGGCGGCAGAAGGTGGGAGAGTTTATTCGTTTGGAACAGGGGGATATGACTGTGGCTCAATATGAGGCCAAATTTACAGAGTTATCACGTTTTTCCCCACAGTTGATTGCTACAGAGGAGGAAAAg CTTGGTGTCTATTCAGAGGTTGTTGATAGAGCCCTTATAGCAGAGAAAGATAATGAGGAGCTTCATCAGTATAGGGAACAGCAAAGGAAGCGAAATAGAagtgatggtgctcatggtaatcAAGCACAGCGAAGGGCTACATCAGgaagaaatcagaataaagggAAGGCAGCGCAGAATTTGGATGAGATTTGTTCTACTTGTGGCAAGAAGCATGGGGGTAGGCCATGTTATAGAGAGActggagcttgctttggttgtgggaagCAAGGACATTTGATCAGAGATTGTCCAGAGAATAGGAAGTTCATCACTGGGAAgcctaaagaggaaaataaggaggataaaCGATAA